In the Leptospira limi genome, one interval contains:
- a CDS encoding cysteine desulfurase family protein, with amino-acid sequence MKSHLANDIKYFDYNATHPPYQEILESCLKEYLENFYNPSGITRYSLKNQGKIEQTRKYLSQVTKGKEKQFIFSSTGTEANFLLIQSIRILYPNLESVIVSPFEHASMYAALDSFGFSPLLVHTNKSGTIDLNHLERLLKENPKPVICLYAGNETGVIQPAKLIHSLTKEHGQLFYSDLMQAFCKIPVPFELFDGYTFSGHKIGAGMGAAVTYLPTENKNFRLFGGGNQENEHRAGTENTFAINCLQKVTENQLTNLEEKNIKLKGFQKILEDQLESFGCEIIAKNETRLPNTTFLILPIQTVDFFLLGLEEKGIIVSTGSSCKSRAREASKSLLQMGYSEEEALRAIRISTGSFTTLEDVNLLIDQIKILIQKLK; translated from the coding sequence ATGAAATCCCATTTAGCGAATGATATAAAGTATTTTGATTATAATGCGACTCACCCCCCCTACCAAGAAATTTTAGAGTCGTGTTTAAAAGAATACTTAGAAAACTTTTACAATCCTTCGGGAATTACACGTTATTCTCTTAAAAACCAAGGCAAAATTGAACAAACGAGAAAGTATCTGAGCCAAGTAACAAAAGGTAAGGAAAAACAATTTATCTTTTCCTCCACTGGAACTGAGGCAAACTTTTTACTCATCCAAAGTATACGAATTTTATACCCAAATTTAGAGTCTGTGATTGTGTCCCCCTTTGAACATGCGAGCATGTACGCTGCCTTAGATTCCTTTGGATTTTCACCCCTATTGGTTCACACGAACAAATCGGGAACTATCGATTTGAATCATTTGGAAAGGTTATTAAAAGAAAATCCAAAACCTGTCATTTGTTTGTATGCTGGCAATGAAACAGGAGTGATTCAACCTGCAAAGTTAATTCATTCTTTGACTAAAGAACATGGCCAACTTTTTTATAGTGATTTGATGCAAGCATTCTGCAAAATCCCTGTACCATTTGAATTGTTTGATGGTTATACATTCTCTGGTCATAAAATTGGTGCAGGTATGGGTGCCGCCGTCACTTACTTACCAACTGAAAACAAAAACTTTCGTCTGTTTGGTGGTGGAAACCAAGAAAATGAACATAGAGCTGGAACTGAAAATACATTTGCAATTAATTGCCTACAGAAAGTAACAGAAAATCAACTCACCAACTTAGAAGAAAAAAATATAAAACTAAAAGGTTTCCAAAAAATTTTAGAAGACCAGTTAGAATCCTTTGGCTGTGAAATCATTGCGAAAAATGAAACGAGACTACCCAATACAACCTTTCTCATTTTACCCATCCAAACTGTTGATTTTTTCCTTCTGGGATTGGAAGAAAAGGGAATCATTGTATCTACGGGAAGTTCCTGCAAATCAAGAGCCAGAGAAGCTTCTAAATCTCTACTTCAAATGGGTTATTCTGAAGAAGAAGCCCTTAGAGCAATTCGGATTTCTACTGGCAGTTTTACAACTTTAGAAGATGTGAATTTACTGATAGACCAAATCAAAATCCTCATCCAAAAACTAAAATGA
- a CDS encoding tetratricopeptide repeat protein: protein MFQAIKTLNYQFLFVFLCFLSVFPNQADPTSKQKDCSLLEPGVPSEYLLSRAIYEQIDGYQANNRKKTAEAKLGFENSVSFLDKYHSCLKEKGQGPSAQSAEIQAQNYLELGNPGKAWEWSEIAKQNTKEVTKELVILQMRIRLREQDLTKATEVLEHDLVSFPNDPDFLYLLGNLYFERKMWNQSLLYYTALSFVIERRDNHSKYKYITAKSLGELNYKLDYPKIAIKRYNEYNSVNKNDMEVLFRLAQIYFVLGDFKMSKFYLEQIREKNSRDIDASHMLAEIYFLEARDLAPQFFDTLKNEKKIPKDGIIPILYQLVNGRTTGLDEKLRNFIKSNPGRLSPRVAFLELADKLNDPDYEQINAETAQYAYEYRQYGLAEKILKRGKHRLNSTRLEEQASYLEKIANCQEMLGQWNHAILSMKEAIVLSSDLEKKFRMRFRLAYLYLQGNLKKEKVSVDILSETISENPNPTHYYLRGLSYFQLEKYKESINDYTQAIQMDPTNPNFYFYRATAYDKLKQFPETESDLKKTISLNPNASNAMNYLGYLYAEKDMFPEEAKQLLTQAVTLEPDNPAYQDSLGWVYYRKKDFNLALLHLNFAASLALERGFEDPVIYEHLGDVYLAKKDPVNAVQFFKLSLSKDKETSNKNLVSKIKRVEKEISE, encoded by the coding sequence ATGTTTCAAGCAATTAAAACTCTAAACTACCAATTCCTCTTTGTTTTCTTATGTTTTCTTTCTGTTTTTCCAAACCAGGCAGATCCAACCTCCAAACAGAAAGATTGTTCCCTCCTTGAACCTGGTGTTCCAAGTGAATACTTACTCTCTCGCGCCATCTACGAACAAATTGATGGTTACCAAGCAAACAACCGTAAAAAGACAGCAGAGGCAAAACTTGGCTTTGAAAACTCCGTGTCGTTTTTAGACAAATACCACTCTTGTTTAAAAGAAAAAGGGCAAGGTCCAAGTGCCCAATCAGCGGAAATCCAAGCACAAAATTATTTGGAGTTAGGAAATCCAGGCAAAGCTTGGGAATGGTCTGAGATTGCAAAACAAAACACGAAAGAAGTCACAAAAGAACTTGTTATTTTACAAATGAGGATTCGCCTTCGGGAACAAGACTTAACGAAGGCAACTGAAGTATTGGAACATGATTTGGTCTCTTTTCCCAATGATCCTGATTTTTTGTATTTACTTGGAAATTTGTACTTTGAACGAAAAATGTGGAACCAATCCTTATTGTACTACACCGCTCTTTCTTTTGTCATTGAAAGAAGGGACAATCATTCCAAATACAAATACATCACAGCAAAATCGTTAGGTGAACTGAATTATAAGTTAGATTACCCAAAAATTGCCATCAAACGTTATAATGAATACAATTCAGTTAATAAAAATGATATGGAAGTATTGTTTCGTTTGGCACAAATTTATTTTGTTTTAGGTGATTTTAAGATGTCCAAATTTTATTTGGAACAAATTAGGGAAAAAAATTCGAGAGACATTGACGCCTCTCACATGTTAGCTGAAATTTATTTTTTAGAAGCCCGTGATTTAGCACCTCAGTTTTTTGATACTTTAAAAAATGAGAAAAAAATTCCAAAAGACGGCATCATCCCCATTTTATACCAATTGGTGAACGGCCGTACCACTGGCTTAGATGAAAAACTACGAAATTTTATCAAATCAAATCCAGGTAGATTGTCACCACGTGTCGCTTTCCTTGAGTTAGCTGATAAACTGAATGACCCCGATTACGAACAAATTAATGCAGAAACAGCTCAGTATGCTTACGAATATAGACAATACGGGCTTGCTGAAAAAATCCTCAAACGAGGGAAACATAGACTGAACTCAACCCGATTGGAAGAACAGGCAAGTTACTTAGAAAAAATTGCAAACTGCCAAGAGATGTTAGGACAGTGGAACCATGCAATCCTTTCCATGAAAGAAGCAATTGTTTTGAGTTCGGACCTTGAAAAAAAATTCCGTATGCGATTCCGTTTGGCTTATTTGTATCTGCAAGGTAATTTAAAAAAAGAAAAAGTTTCTGTAGATATTTTGTCCGAAACCATTTCTGAAAATCCGAACCCAACTCATTATTATTTGCGTGGATTGTCTTATTTCCAATTGGAAAAGTACAAAGAAAGTATTAATGATTACACGCAAGCCATCCAAATGGATCCAACCAATCCTAATTTTTATTTTTATAGAGCGACTGCTTACGATAAACTCAAACAATTTCCTGAAACAGAATCAGATCTTAAAAAAACCATTTCTCTCAATCCAAATGCATCCAATGCTATGAATTATTTAGGTTATTTGTATGCTGAAAAAGATATGTTTCCTGAAGAAGCCAAACAATTGTTAACTCAAGCTGTTACATTAGAACCAGATAATCCCGCCTACCAGGACAGTTTGGGTTGGGTGTACTACCGAAAAAAAGACTTTAATTTGGCTTTATTACATCTAAACTTTGCAGCCTCATTGGCTTTGGAACGAGGGTTTGAGGACCCAGTGATTTATGAACATCTGGGAGATGTGTATTTAGCAAAAAAAGACCCAGTCAATGCCGTCCAATTTTTTAAACTTTCACTATCCAAAGACAAAGAGACGTCTAACAAAAACTTGGTGTCAAAAATCAAACGAGTGGAAAAGGAAATTTCAGAATGA